The Sorangiineae bacterium MSr11954 DNA segment TCCTCAAGCACGCCGGCCTTCTTTTGGTAGAATTCGACTGTTTCAAAGCTCCCCTTGCCAGCCTTCGCCTTGGCCTCGCGATCGCGGATCAAGGATTCGAGAGCGTCGTGGAGGGTGGCCGTTTCCTTCGCCGCACCTTTGGGATCAGCGGCGATGCGTTCGAGCTCGGCGGCGCGCTTCCGTGCAGCGCTTTCCGTGCGGCGCATTTTCCGCATGCGGACGGTCAGCTCCCCAGCGCTCTTCGACCTCGTCGCGGTGAGCTTCGATGAGCTTTTGCGGACGTCCCGCGGGTTGCGCCAACCCGGCTCGCTCGTCCAAGTCGACATCGCGAAACACACGGGTCGTCGCCCTCGACCGAAGCGACAGAGGTTAAAATCACCTCTGTTCGAGCGTCAACGCCGGCGCGGCGACACTAATTAGATAAATTACCTATTGTTCGAATCACCGGCAGAGAGGCCGAGTCTACCAGGGCATCACGAGTAGAGAAATCCTCTACCCGTCGATGCCGGCGTCTTCGGCATCGGAGATCCGGTGAAAATCAGGGGCCGTCGACGTACAAGCAAGTCGATGGTCCTCGGAGAACGGTTGAAAACGAACAGCCGGGCAATCCTCCCGAAAATCGGGGGATTACCCACTCCATCCCTGTTACCACTATAATAGTCATAGGTATATATAGGATATAATTTCCTACATGGTTGGGAGGTCCGATTCTAGAGGCAACCCGCGGCAACGTGGGAACACGGGCGAGGTGCCGCAGGCATGCCTCGTAGTCGGGCGAGGTTGTGCCTTACGGGGTCGATCCTTATCGTGCGGTGCATGAGGACCGCCGTACCCAAGGGAGCCAGAACGAACCGCCTAATCGCGGTGATGGCGTTCGTCCTGCGGTGGGAGAGCCCTTCGACGGGCCGACCCTACACGGCTCGCCAGCTCTGGGAGATCTTCCGCTACGGCGCTTTCACCCAATGACCAATACGCCGTCCTCGAATACCCACTGATGTGACGTACACGTCCGTCCCAGCTGGTTCACCTAGAAAGCAGAGATGCACGTAGAATCGGCTTTTTCTCGACGGACTAAGCTGACGGCCAACGGAGCCTGTGCGAGCATCCGGCGAATCATCACTCGAAACGGAGGGAATCATGCCCGAAACGAAAGCCGACTTGAGACCTGCAAAGCTTTCCGTGTCATATGCCAAGGAGAACGCCCCCAAACTGGTCGCCCAAGGGGGTAACGCCGTCCCTGCCAAACTCCAGGTGGTCGACGAGACGGGAAAGGTTCGTGCGCTCTACACCGTAGGCCCGCTCCCCCCGGGGGCGGAACTCTCCCCTGATAAATTTGCTCTCGAGCTTGCAAACGCTCCCCTATTTCCACTGGTCCCCAACCGGTAGCAAAGCCCCCCACATACGTGACGCAGTACTGAAGGGCGCTGAGCCTTCCCCGATGTGGGGGGCGAGTGGCGCCCTTCGCATTTGTCCTTTACGGTTGGAGTCGCGGTGCTTACTAATGGGATGACCGGTATCCCCGCCATGTGATCCGCCGAACCGCGAAATCGGAGATGCTCGATAGTCGCACAAGGATCGCTTTATGGAGTTGAGGCGCTCATAGGATTCTGGGTAGCTCGTGGGGGCCCCAGATCGATTTAAACGCATCCTCGGCGGAACAGTAGGGGGGAAGTTCAGGCCGGGGGCGGCGGTGACGACGTGAATTCCTCTCATCCAACGTACTTCGGACGGGGTCGAGCATGAGCATGTTATCCAACTTTTATGACGTATTCGGCAATTTCATGGTTGTCTATTCGACATCAATGGGTATGTTCGCCAGATCGCGTGCTCCGGATTTATCCGCGGCCCCAATGCCGAGTTTGCAGCGATTTGCCCCGCGCGCGTAGCACCATGCCTCACGCGGTGCTCGTGGGGACGCGGTACGCTTTGAGCTCCACCAGGGGAGCGCCACATGCGGTACTCCCACGTTGTTTGAAGGAGGTACACCATGGCCGATTCAAAGCTCGTTGACGATCTCGTAAAAGCGACCGGAAAGACACGAGAAGAATGCGAGAAGGCCCTCACCGCCGCGAACGGTGATTACAAGGGGGCGGTGGTGAAGCTCGAGGGCGCACCCCAAGTTCGCTTTGCTCCGCCGCTGAAGTGAGCACGCAAGAGGAGCCAGTACGGGGGCTCTGCCGACGTAACCGTGGTTATCGATCTACATAGGGGGGAGCGCCACATGCGGTACTCCCACGTTGTTTGAAGGAGGTACACCATGGCTGATTCACCGGTCGACGACAAATACTACATTGACAGCCTAGAAAGAGATACTCACAAGCCACGCGCCCAATGCGAACGAGTTTGGTTTGAGCAGAACCGTAACCACGACAACGCATTCCGCCGGCTCCTGACCATGGACCAAAATACGATCTCAAATGTGATGGCCACTGCGGATCTGAGCCGGGTCCGAGGACAGCAGTAGTTGGAGGAACTAAGGCTTAAAAAGCCACACCCTACTTTGGTTGTAGCTGCCAGTCCGAGCTTGGACTGGCAGTTACCTACTCCCATGTTGTTTGAAGTGGGCACACCATGGCCGATTCAAAGATTGTTGACGATCACATAAAGGCGACCGGAAAGATACGTGAGGAATGCGAGAAGGCTCTTACCGCGTCGAATGGTGATTACAATGCGGCGATGGTGATGCTCCAGCGTACTCCCAAGTATGCGATTGATCGTGTGCCATATTCCAAATCCAAGTAAGCGATCAGTAAACGCCATCAGCGGGAGCGCCACATGCGGTACTCCCAATTTTGTTTGAAGGAGGTACACCATGGCTGATTCACCGGTCGACGACAAATACTACATTGACAGCCTAGAAAGACATAGTCTCCGACCACGCGCGGAATGCGAAGAAGCGTGGTTTGCTGCGAACCGTGACTACAATTCTGCATTAAGGGAGCTCCAAGGCGTCATAAAATCCAGTACAGATATGGTGGACCGCCCTGAGAAAGCCCCCCCCGTCCGTAAGCCAATACCAGCTAAGAGGTAAAAGCCACGTCCTACTTCGGTTGCAACCTGCCAGTCCGCACTTGGACTGGCAGCTGCTTACTTTAACAACGTCGATTACAGTATGGGGCGAATCTAGGCCGATGGACGTCGCGAATCTGACTCGGGCATTCTTTAGAAAAACCGAGAACGGAGAGTTCTCGACGAATTACGATGGACGCGAAAGAGCGAAGATGCCGGCTCAACCAAGGGCAGGCTGAATCAGGACACGTGACGGGCCGAATCCCGTCGGTCCGCCGCGAACCCGCTCAACCCGTGGGTGCCCGATGGCGCGCTTTCCGAGATGAGGGAAGCCTGTTGGCGCTACGCTCTTCGACGACTCATAAACGTAACCGTACGGCGAACGGCCTGAACGGGGTTCCGTTCGATCCGCGATGGTCTAAGCGTCGAAAAACGTCGAGGGTGATGCGATCGCGTGTGGTTTCCAGCGATCGGGCAGGAGGTTCGAGAGATTGTCGTCGGCGGTCTTGTCGATGCGTTCGAGGACGTCCGCGATGTACTCAACGGGATTGATGGCAACGCGTGTGCACGAAACGACCAGTGAGTAGAGCAGTGCGAGCTCCTTACCGGCGTCCTCGCTGTGGACAAATAGAAAATTTTTCCGGCCAAGAGCGATGAGCCTAAGGGCATTTTCTGCCAAGTTATTGTCCAGGCGGATGCGCGGATCGCGGAGAAAACGGCCGAGCGGGCGCAGGTTGCGCCATACATAGTGCGCGGCACGACCGAGCAACGTCTTCGGTCCGTGTGCACGACGAAGTTCGCGAGAAAGCAGAAGTAATCGGACAAATAGAGGCCGTGCATAGGTGCGCCGCAGCGCGAGATGCTCGGCCGTGCCAAGAAACGCGCGATGCTCTGCCTCGTGCTCGACACCGTACATTCCGGCGATGAGGTCGAGTGCTTCCTTCGCTTCGGGCACCTCCCCGGTCTCGAAAAATTTCCGACGAACGTGAGCGAGACAGCCACATCGCTGACGGAGTCCTCGCTTCTCGAGCGGGTCATATCCACGATAGTCGTCGCACAGAAATGCGCCAGGCGAATCACCGAGGACCTCGAGTGGAGCATCGCCACCACGCGTGAGCTCAAAGCGATATCCCGTGAGACGCTTGCCAACAAAGGACCAGATAAACGCCTTCGAGGTTTGCTTCGTCAGCGTAAACGACGTCTCGTCGACATGGACGAGGAAGTCCTTCTTGATGACGTCGAAGAGCGGGGCTCGGAGGGGCTCGAGCTTTTGCGCCGCACGCCGGAACAAGTCATTCATCGTGCTTCGTGCGATGGGCATACCGAGCCGCGCGAACGACTGCTCGAGACGATAAAGCGGCGTGACGACAAGGCACTTCGAGACGACGAGGTGCGCAACGAAGCTCGAATCGTACCGCGTCTTGTCCGACCAACGCTCCGGCGGCGGCGCGGTAATGACGCATCCACCGCATCGACACGCGACGACCTCGCGCGTGTGCACAACACGTCGGAAGTAGCCCGGGACGTACGAGTAAACCTCGGATGGCTTGCCGGTGCCGACGCTGCGAAAATTCGTGCCGCCGCAAAGATGACACTTCTTCAGCGTCTCGGGCACGGGCTCCGTCTTCTCTTCTGTGACGATGTGTTCCGCGCGAAGCAAAGCCTGCTCCGTGCGGCGCTCGGCGATCTCCGCTAGCGTCCTCGGTGGCCGCGCGATCTTGGGCATCTTGCCCATCTTCTCGGTACGCCTGGCGAAGGCGCGTTTGAGCACCTCGAGCTCGGCCTGCATGATATCCATTCGAGCTTGCGCCCGCGCACCCTCCTGTTCGAGGTACTGCGCGTACTCGCGCCAAGCGCAGGAACCGTGTTCGTCGTTGTCGGGAGGAGGGACCAATAAACAGCTTTGATCATGCACTCCGCCGAATGTCGATCCCCTTTTTCGCTTCGGCGGTCGTCTTCGCGGGTTTCCACATCGGTGTGCGTCGAACGAGACGAAGATCGACACCATCGAGCAGCATGGTGAGCGACGTCGCGTCGAGGTCGATGCGTGAGGCCCCTTCAGGGATCCGCGGGAGCGTGAAGCGCCCAGATTCGAGCCTTTTGTAATAGACAACGAAGCCGCCCGCGCTGAAGAAGAGGATCTTCACGCGATCCATGCGGCGACCAAGAAACACGAAGAGGGTGCCACTGTACGGGTCGGCCTTCCACAAAGACTGCACGAGCGTCACGAGGCCATCGTGTCCGCGCCGAAGGTCGACGGGCGCACTCGCGAGGACGATCTCGATGCCGGGCCCGAGACTCAACACGCGCGCGCCGCGGCGGCCACCAGCGCCGCAAGATGCTCGGCCGTAATCGCTCCACGCATCGTGATGCGTGCCGGTCCGGCTTCGACGACAAGCTCGATATCGCGCTCCACCGTCGCAGGTCGTGTCACGACGACGGGCAGCAGGCGCGTGGGGCCTGCCGTGCGCGCGCGCCGCTCAAGCTCGGATCGCCACCAGATCAACGTCCGCTCCCTGACGCTATGTCGGCGGGCGATCCCCGCCGCATCGCCGCTTTGCGCCAGCTCCTTGACCCGCTCAGCCCACCAGTTCGCATCATGTCTCGCCATGCGCGCAATGAACATCAAACGCGACCGCCCCGCACGGCGTCTTTGCCCGTACGGTTACTCATAAACGGCAACGTTAAGCGACGGTGGGGCTATCGGCCACCTGCGCCTTCCTTCGCTGGGCCGATACCTTGGCGCTCCGGTGGCGCCTGCTCGGCGGGCCACCTCTTGAAGCTTTGGGCTCAGGTGCTCGAAGGAGAAGAGTCGCAGAGAAAGGTCGTCATCGCTCGAAGCAGTGAGGGCGGGCCATGGATACACTCCGCCGGGTGCAAGAGCCCTCTTACGCGGCGCTAGATGGCTTACGAAGCGCTGCGCATGACCAATCGAGTCGTCCGTACACCATAATTGCGTATCCGTGGAAAGACAGTGTGGCAGAAACGAGAAGATAGTGGCATCATACGGGTTCCCATTGGAACGCAACTGGATGTCATAAAAGGATATACAGCAGTGTCAGCGACGTCGAGAACACGGCGTCGCTCTCGCCGATCTGTGGCGGCATCGTCCGAGGAGACGCAGTGCCGTCTCAGCGACAGAGCGTCGTTGAAAGCCATCATTTGGTGGAGGTAACCCACGGCGGATATTTATCCATCGACTTCATGACGGCGCCCGTGCCGTGCATCTGTACGCCGTGATCGAAGGCCACCCCCGCTGGCCCGAGGACTCCGATAAACCCCGGAGAATCAGGGGGAATTGCGTGCAGCTCGATCTGCTTTCCAATGGGGTGCGCCGCGCTCGGCGTGAGAATACCGTGATTCTGGTTCCCGGTCAGGACATCGCCCGGGAGCTCGTAGGCGCGCACGTTGCCCGCGCGTCGCTGGAAATCGCCGACGTCTTTTCCCATCCCTCCGAGGGCTTGGTTGGGATGAACCGCCGCGGCATTGAACGTGACCGCAGGAATGTCGTTGGCGACGGCTGCTGCCGCGCACGCGCCGCCGCCGAGCGAATGGCCCGTGCACGCGAGTTTGTCGCCGTAAACCCCCTTCAATTGTCGGGTGAGGTCAGTGGCTTGGGTCACGTGATCGTTGAGTCCGACGCTTCCCATGATATCGGACACCACATCGTTCTGATCGTCGGTGCCCGCTATGGCGAGAACGTGCTCGCCACGGCTGTTCCTATAAACTTCGGCATGAAATCCGGTCTGCGGATTGTGCAGCATCCTCGGCTCGATGTGATCGGCGCGCAGTTGATCATCGCTCATGCGCGTCCAGCCGTCGATGGGAGCACCGATGGGCTCGTTGAAGCCGTTGTTATTGTAGACGTCATCGGCGAGCTTCACGAGTTGACCATCGATGGACTTCGGATTCGAACCACCGACGTCCTGCGCGAACGTCGTCGGCACCGTATCCTCCGCCACGCTGTCCCACCAATCGCCCACCTCATGCATCCAATCGCGCGCCGCAGAAATTCCTCGCCCGATCGCCTCGGTACCCTGCGCAAGGGGGCCGGCCAATCACCCGGTGCCCGCGCTCGGTCCCGCGGCCCCAGCACCCCCGCCGCACGCCGAATCCAGGGCGGATGCGCACGTGACCTTGGCCTCGAGCTCCTTGCCGAGGAGGCGATACCCACCGCTGATGACCAGCAAAATTGCGACCAGGATCATCGCATACTCGACGGTGCTCACACCTCGGGTATCGCGAAGCAGCGACTTCGGTATCGTGGGCATGCTCGACCCCTATTCATGCCTCGTGCCCACACCATGCCCGGGTGCACTCGGGTGAAAAGCCCGTAAAATAGAGATGAACCCAATCTTGTTCATGTACCGAGCCTGCTATTTGAAGCGGTACAGTGTACCGCCGTCGGCGTGAAAGGCTTTGCTGCGAACTCGTCCTCTCCCCGAGCAATTGCGTGGTCGCACGAGGAGGAAAGGAGCGGCCTACTTTCAGCGAGCCGCGTTCATCCACGCCGCGAAGCGAACGCCGTCAGGGCTGGCGGCGCGAATCTCCGCGCACCAACCCGGCGTGACCTCGATGCTGGACTGGTACTCGGTCCGGCGACGGGGTACCATGACGCGATGTCTGTCACTCCGCTCGAATGGCTCCACGCGCTGGTCGACATCGAGGCCGAGTGGCTGCGCGAGGGCCCCTGACGCCTCGCCACTCTACGCATCGGGGGTGCGCCATGCGGCACGCAGCGATCCGGCGTCGCTCGCCATGCGGGACATCGCGTCGGTGCTCCGATCCGGCGTGGGCGACGGCCGTGAGCTCCTCGCGTGGCGAGTCGCCGAGCTCCGCGAGCGGCAGCAGGAATACGCGACAGCAATCCGGGTTCCTATAGCTCACGGCATCGAAGACTACGTGCTTGTCGAACGAGCTGATGGCCATATTGAAGATCCGCGATTGCTCATGGTGGAGCCGTCCAAAGACCCCCTCTGATGTCGGGCAGTCCGATCTGGCCACGACCCCCCTCATCAGGAACGTGGTTGGCGATGTCACGCAAGAACAGCGCGGAGCCCTCCTTCATCATGGCAAGCCGTGAACACTTTTGCGTCATCCGTGGCACGGTTTGCGCGCCCTCGAAAAATCCGATCGAAATCGAATGAAAAAGGCGGCGCCTGCGTACGGAATGGCATGAGACAGCTTATGATATGGAATAATGGAATTGCGTGGATTCTCGCAGTCGGAGCCGCCGCCGGCGCGGTGGGTTGCAGCAGCGACGCGGGGCAAGACGAAGAAAAGGACCAGCAGACCAGCCCGCTCTATCAGGCGCCGATCGATCAACATCATCCGTTCGCAGTCGGGATCTGCACCGGTACGCTGAACACGGATCCCGCCCTCGGCGAGGTCGGCGCCTGCGTGGCCAACGGAAACAACACGCGCTGCACGGGCTCGCTGATCGCTCCGAACCTGGTCCTCACCGCGCGCCACTGCGTCCACGACATCACGCCGCCGCCCGTCGAGGATGATTTCCAATGCACCGACGCGCACGTCTTCACGGAAAATCCTTTGTTTCCGGGCGGCATCCGCGTCACCACCTCGCACTCGGCCCTCTTCGATCACCCGGTCTGGATCGACGTGAAGCGCGTGGTCATTTCGCCGTTCGGGAGCCACATGTGCAAAGACGACGTGGCGCTGCTGATCCTTCAGCGGAACGTCACCGACGCGGCCCCGGCGTGGGTCGATCTCGACCGCGACTTGAAGACATCGCCGCCCTCGGACGGGAAGGTGGCGGTCGTAGGGCGCGGGCGCGTCACCCCCACCGACCGGGGCAAAGGCGAACGCCGCTTCCTTCGCGACGTTCCATTCACCTGTGTGGGGCCGTGCGATCTGCCGTGGGGCGACAACGGGTTCGTCTTTCATGCCGTAGACGGGCAGTTCGCCATCGGGCGATCGGGCCTCCCCGGCGATTCGGGTTCGGGCATTCTGCTGAACGAGACCTTCGATACCAATCCGACCATCATCGGTTTGGACTCGCTCGGCTTCGAGGATGCAGCGGGGCTCCCGCTGCACAGCGTCGCTGTCGCCATTCGCCCGCACGCCGCGTGGATCTCGACGGGCGCATACCAGGCCGCAAAGTACGGCCGTTACCCGGTGCCCGGGTGGGCCAAGATCCCCGAGCCGGGCACACCGCCGCCCGTCGATTGATCACGGCGCGCAACCGAGCGCGCGGGCGCGCCGCGGGTGGCGAGGAGCTCGAGGACCACGAGCTCGTGCATCGACGGTGAGGCCCTCGGGGGGGGCGCCGCGGGTCTCGAAGACGGGCTTCTGCTCCGTCAGCGTGGGCTGCTCGCCGGGCATGGAGAACATCTCGAATGTCTCGCACTCTGCATTGGTCGTAGCCCAAGCCCCAAGAACGGCCTCGATGGCCGCGACATCCCCGGCCGCCATCAATGCCTCATTCAGCGCGAACACCGCGGCAAGGCCCCGGACATCTGCCGCCACGCCCGTCAAGAGCGAGCCGACCGTGGCGGTGCCGGTTCGACGCATCTTCAGAAATACGACTTCAAAGCACCTCGTCGAACCACGTCGAGGGTGGCGCAGTGAATCGAGCCGCCCAGTGGGTAGAAGGACAGGAAGGGTACCGGGATGGGCGCGAGGCCGCGGTTGCGCAAGGCAGCGATGAGCGGCTTTTCGTGCGCGGCCACCAGCACCCGCTCCTCGTCGAGCATGAACACGTTCATGTTGAGCCATTTGCTGCTGAAGTAGAGCGGAACGTCGTCGGGGGTGCAGCCCGGCGGGGCCTCGAGGATGTCCCACGAACGAAACAGGCGAGGGATGGTGCGCACCCGCTCGGGATTGACCATGAGCAATCCGGGCCGGAGCGGCAAGAACGTGGTGTCGATGTGCATCCGGTGCGTGTCGTCGCACTCCAGCTCGTGGAATCGGTAGGCGCTGCCGAGGTGGCGCGACAGCCACTCGACCCCCAGCGCGTTGGTGGTGTGGCTTCGGAAGTAGACGATATCTTTGCCGCAGCGAAGAAAGTCGGCTGCGTCGAAGACCGGCTCGATCTCCGTGAGCACGCTGGCGACCCCATTTTTCGCGGACTCGTGGAATCCCTCGTCGTAGAGGGCATCGCCGAGCATGGGCTTCGGTGCGGCCGTCCACTTGGCACCTCGGAGGAAATACTCCTTGAGCAGCGGGCGGAAAGCCTGGGTCTCGAAGTGCCGGCACCTCCATGCCATGGGCACCTCGAGGATCTCGTCGCCCACCACGAGCAGGCAGTCCCGGGGCATGGCCGCATAGAGCCCGCCCC contains these protein-coding regions:
- a CDS encoding IS66 family transposase, whose translation is MQAELEVLKRAFARRTEKMGKMPKIARPPRTLAEIAERRTEQALLRAEHIVTEEKTEPVPETLKKCHLCGGTNFRSVGTGKPSEVYSYVPGYFRRVVHTREVVACRCGGCVITAPPPERWSDKTRYDSSFVAHLVVSKCLVVTPLYRLEQSFARLGMPIARSTMNDLFRRAAQKLEPLRAPLFDVIKKDFLVHVDETSFTLTKQTSKAFIWSFVGKRLTGYRFELTRGGDAPLEVLGDSPGAFLCDDYRGYDPLEKRGLRQRCGCLAHVRRKFFETGEVPEAKEALDLIAGMYGVEHEAEHRAFLGTAEHLALRRTYARPLFVRLLLLSRELRRAHGPKTLLGRAAHYVWRNLRPLGRFLRDPRIRLDNNLAENALRLIALGRKNFLFVHSEDAGKELALLYSLVVSCTRVAINPVEYIADVLERIDKTADDNLSNLLPDRWKPHAIASPSTFFDA
- a CDS encoding trypsin-like serine protease, producing MIWNNGIAWILAVGAAAGAVGCSSDAGQDEEKDQQTSPLYQAPIDQHHPFAVGICTGTLNTDPALGEVGACVANGNNTRCTGSLIAPNLVLTARHCVHDITPPPVEDDFQCTDAHVFTENPLFPGGIRVTTSHSALFDHPVWIDVKRVVISPFGSHMCKDDVALLILQRNVTDAAPAWVDLDRDLKTSPPSDGKVAVVGRGRVTPTDRGKGERRFLRDVPFTCVGPCDLPWGDNGFVFHAVDGQFAIGRSGLPGDSGSGILLNETFDTNPTIIGLDSLGFEDAAGLPLHSVAVAIRPHAAWISTGAYQAAKYGRYPVPGWAKIPEPGTPPPVD
- the tnpB gene encoding IS66 family insertion sequence element accessory protein TnpB (TnpB, as the term is used for proteins encoded by IS66 family insertion elements, is considered an accessory protein, since TnpC, encoded by a neighboring gene, is a DDE family transposase.): MLSLGPGIEIVLASAPVDLRRGHDGLVTLVQSLWKADPYSGTLFVFLGRRMDRVKILFFSAGGFVVYYKRLESGRFTLPRIPEGASRIDLDATSLTMLLDGVDLRLVRRTPMWKPAKTTAEAKKGIDIRRSA